The Paraburkholderia sp. ZP32-5 genome includes a window with the following:
- a CDS encoding YkgJ family cysteine cluster protein produces MTADFDFQCTICAKCCHDLRLPLTVSEALAWLERGNDVQILCDASPWLEEPPADNLQAAYRRRRTFATTSGTLPTRIAVILTATFAGPCPNLQPDNRCGIYDQRPLTCRIYPAEVNPFIELTPEHKACPPEAWTPGLPPLLRAGKLVDESVHATIQQSRALAESEVQAKQQLCGLLGIDHAAIWNEGFVAYSPACADLLTALRQLSNGIPTPPPSPAWHFVSNRRTTVEALSTVGASSSAAQANDTTHFEYLGFFPASE; encoded by the coding sequence ATGACCGCCGACTTCGATTTCCAATGCACGATCTGTGCAAAGTGCTGCCACGACCTGCGCCTACCGCTTACAGTTAGCGAAGCGCTAGCCTGGCTCGAACGGGGTAACGACGTCCAGATCCTCTGCGACGCATCCCCCTGGCTAGAAGAACCACCCGCGGACAACCTGCAGGCCGCCTACCGCCGCCGCCGCACGTTTGCGACAACCAGCGGCACATTACCCACCCGCATCGCAGTCATCCTGACCGCCACATTCGCAGGCCCCTGCCCGAACCTCCAGCCGGACAACCGCTGCGGCATCTACGATCAAAGACCGCTCACCTGCCGCATCTATCCAGCGGAAGTTAATCCTTTCATCGAACTGACACCCGAGCACAAAGCCTGTCCGCCTGAAGCGTGGACACCCGGACTACCGCCACTCTTGCGCGCCGGCAAACTCGTCGACGAAAGCGTTCACGCAACGATCCAGCAATCACGCGCGCTCGCCGAAAGCGAGGTCCAGGCCAAGCAACAGCTATGCGGCCTACTAGGCATCGACCACGCAGCCATCTGGAACGAAGGCTTCGTCGCCTATTCACCGGCCTGTGCCGATCTGCTCACAGCGCTGCGTCAACTCAGTAACGGAATCCCGACGCCGCCACCTTCCCCGGCCTGGCATTTCGTGTCCAACCGTCGAACCACGGTCGAAGCCCTCTCGACAGTCGGCGCATCCAGCTCGGCCGCCCAAGCCAACGACACCACGCACTTCGAATACCTCGGATTCTTCCCCGCATCCGAATAG
- a CDS encoding DUF7079 family protein, translating into MGDQDREFIWTVLADTFASIPLNKEAIDRLRKLPIGEIRRIFFREVSVACSFNLTVTTPEIDGFDPQWIKAEISRILEDRNSSFLRGVEFEAKALFSGCVSFGLWRSLKKLLESQESD; encoded by the coding sequence ATGGGCGACCAAGATCGAGAATTCATCTGGACCGTCTTGGCCGACACGTTCGCAAGTATCCCATTGAACAAAGAGGCAATAGATAGGTTACGCAAACTTCCTATCGGCGAAATTAGGCGAATCTTCTTCCGCGAGGTATCCGTTGCATGTTCATTTAACTTGACGGTCACCACACCGGAGATTGACGGCTTCGATCCGCAGTGGATCAAAGCCGAAATCTCTCGCATCTTGGAGGACAGAAATTCCTCATTTCTTAGAGGCGTTGAATTTGAAGCTAAAGCACTGTTTTCCGGCTGCGTTTCATTTGGACTATGGCGCAGTTTGAAGAAATTGCTCGAGAGCCAGGAATCAGACTGA
- a CDS encoding glycosyltransferase family A protein, whose translation MKEMTVVICNYNYERFLAEAIDSALAQDYANTKVILIDDGSVDGSRAIVESYGARITSVFKENGGQVSAYNLGLQLVETDYVLFLDSDDVLYPGAVTEVMQRFTQENLAKVQFRLDVIDQASKLTGVYVPHSGVDGDCRGYLLGGWLYPSPPASGNAYNVSALRQIFPVPETPENRYGADFYAIYGAALVGPISTIPKSLGGYRVQHGEGASFANSDDTNKAPKAFTLRWRTLRKIASERLGLQLPPDFHDFAHEKAYFCSSVYRASLTNRWRWMFRDSHAYLHSIVANPFWSITKKVGTLTLSSLCLVPYSPISDFAVRYISNPMARHGTR comes from the coding sequence ATGAAAGAAATGACCGTTGTGATCTGCAACTACAACTATGAGCGGTTTCTGGCAGAGGCGATCGATTCAGCGCTCGCACAGGATTACGCAAATACGAAAGTTATACTCATCGACGATGGCTCGGTGGATGGATCGCGCGCCATTGTCGAAAGCTACGGCGCGCGTATCACTTCCGTTTTCAAGGAGAACGGCGGACAGGTGTCCGCCTACAACCTAGGACTTCAATTGGTCGAGACCGATTACGTGCTCTTCCTCGATTCCGACGATGTGCTCTATCCGGGCGCCGTGACTGAAGTGATGCAGCGCTTCACACAGGAAAATCTGGCGAAAGTGCAGTTCCGACTGGACGTTATCGACCAGGCGAGCAAGCTTACCGGCGTATACGTGCCTCATTCGGGCGTCGACGGTGACTGTCGTGGTTATCTTCTGGGCGGGTGGTTGTACCCGTCGCCTCCCGCGTCGGGGAACGCATACAACGTCAGTGCATTAAGACAGATCTTTCCAGTCCCGGAGACACCCGAGAACCGATACGGCGCGGATTTCTATGCGATTTATGGCGCAGCGCTTGTCGGCCCCATCTCGACCATCCCGAAGTCACTCGGCGGGTATCGGGTACAACATGGAGAAGGTGCGTCATTCGCCAACTCCGATGATACGAACAAAGCGCCTAAAGCCTTCACGTTGCGTTGGCGGACCTTGCGCAAAATTGCGTCGGAACGGTTGGGATTGCAACTGCCGCCCGACTTCCACGATTTCGCACACGAAAAGGCGTACTTCTGCTCGAGTGTCTATCGCGCGTCGTTGACGAACAGATGGCGTTGGATGTTCAGGGATTCGCACGCGTATCTGCATTCGATCGTGGCGAATCCGTTCTGGAGCATTACCAAGAAAGTCGGAACGCTCACACTGTCCAGTCTATGTCTTGTGCCCTATTCGCCTATCTCCGACTTCGCAGTTCGGTACATCAGTAATCCGATGGCTCGTCACGGAACCCGTTAG
- a CDS encoding GNAT family N-acetyltransferase — MRDDLSLPEHGIRHALVTRKQQSDTRNEGKGRLVSSTKPELTSGLSERSIFHEPWWLEAATNGAWRVVEIKHGNTVVGELPYAFSQKALWQISTLPPLTRTLGPVIRPHQSGAGERDWSQRLGIARDLITQLPRYAHFRQIMDPRVSDAEALAFRLEGFNVSISFTLVSTGWTDEATAFAALRGAARTAIRRARECLTVRPIDSTDAFLSFYNANLAVRKIDNKHENATMRRLLDEAMTRGVCTLLGAFDSNGALVAATALLLETHRMYYFLSTRRQDAHGGAVSLLIWSAMCIAGERGLSFDFDGVSSAGILKFLEGFGGRLVRRFEVERTMPLYEALRTTLHGVKAITDFSRFARSRGDPSEPPR; from the coding sequence ATGCGCGACGATCTCAGTCTGCCCGAACACGGAATTCGCCACGCACTCGTTACTCGCAAGCAGCAGTCCGACACAAGAAACGAAGGGAAGGGCAGGCTTGTGAGCTCGACGAAACCCGAACTCACGTCAGGGTTGTCCGAGCGTTCGATCTTTCACGAACCCTGGTGGCTCGAAGCGGCCACGAATGGCGCATGGCGCGTGGTGGAGATCAAGCATGGGAATACGGTAGTCGGCGAGCTGCCATATGCGTTCTCCCAGAAGGCACTGTGGCAAATCTCGACGCTGCCCCCGCTTACCCGGACGCTCGGACCGGTCATCAGACCACACCAGAGCGGCGCTGGTGAGCGGGACTGGAGTCAGCGTCTTGGCATCGCACGCGACCTGATCACACAACTCCCGCGATATGCCCATTTTCGTCAGATCATGGACCCACGGGTGTCGGACGCAGAGGCGCTGGCATTCCGCCTTGAAGGATTTAACGTAAGCATCTCGTTCACGCTTGTCTCGACCGGCTGGACGGACGAGGCGACTGCATTTGCAGCGTTGCGAGGCGCGGCGCGCACTGCTATCCGCAGGGCGCGAGAATGCCTGACGGTCCGGCCGATCGATAGCACGGACGCGTTCCTCAGTTTCTATAACGCCAATCTCGCCGTGCGCAAGATTGACAATAAGCACGAGAACGCAACGATGCGGCGTCTGCTTGATGAAGCGATGACTCGCGGAGTTTGCACACTGCTTGGCGCTTTCGATTCGAACGGCGCGCTGGTTGCCGCGACTGCTTTGCTATTGGAAACGCACAGGATGTATTACTTCCTTTCTACACGGCGTCAGGATGCGCACGGCGGCGCTGTCAGCCTGCTGATATGGTCAGCCATGTGTATAGCGGGAGAACGGGGCCTTAGCTTCGATTTTGATGGTGTTTCATCGGCCGGCATCCTTAAATTTCTCGAAGGTTTTGGCGGCCGCCTCGTCCGGCGCTTCGAAGTTGAGCGGACCATGCCTCTCTATGAGGCTCTACGCACGACCCTTCACGGTGTGAAGGCGATCACCGATTTCAGCAGATTCGCGCGGTCGCGCGGCGACCCTAGTGAACCGCCACGATGA
- a CDS encoding ATP-grasp fold amidoligase family protein: MTAVCDDNHALPSEQPHHPESPTLTRRFKEAGKSLLPDSVFLRLLHKKCIGRFPRLHKPVTFNEQILQRNLRPDPRYAILSDKLATRAYVERKLGSQHVVPLIAAPADFSRAVYDRLPDQFVMKATHGSSFVKIVRSKSETSFDELKQLEEKWLATNFYQVDRERHYREIKPRIFFETLLLDRDGHIPADFKIHCFSGHLGKPVMYILVISDRFGNNTRGDVYDANWKRMEIAVGPYRRSDHLLAPPENLDALLQAAATLASDFEYVRVDLYAFDNRLYFGEFTFTPGAGVLPFTPDRIDYEWGELLSAARGV, from the coding sequence CTGACTGCCGTTTGCGATGACAATCACGCTCTTCCCAGCGAGCAGCCGCATCATCCCGAATCGCCGACCCTCACTCGCAGGTTCAAGGAAGCCGGCAAATCACTTTTGCCCGATTCCGTGTTTCTTCGCCTGCTTCACAAAAAATGCATCGGGCGTTTCCCGCGACTGCACAAGCCCGTGACGTTCAATGAGCAGATACTTCAGCGCAATCTGCGACCCGATCCGCGTTACGCGATCTTGAGCGACAAGCTGGCTACACGTGCGTACGTCGAGAGAAAACTGGGCAGTCAACATGTTGTTCCGCTGATCGCAGCGCCTGCCGATTTCAGCCGCGCAGTCTACGATCGACTGCCGGATCAGTTTGTCATGAAGGCAACCCATGGCAGTAGTTTCGTCAAAATCGTCAGAAGCAAATCCGAAACGTCATTTGACGAGTTGAAGCAGCTTGAGGAGAAGTGGCTTGCCACGAATTTCTACCAGGTTGATCGGGAGCGGCATTACCGGGAGATCAAGCCCCGCATCTTCTTCGAGACCCTGCTGCTCGATCGCGACGGACACATTCCGGCGGACTTCAAAATTCATTGTTTCTCGGGACACCTCGGAAAGCCGGTGATGTACATCCTCGTCATCAGCGACCGGTTTGGTAACAACACCCGTGGAGACGTGTACGACGCCAACTGGAAGCGCATGGAAATCGCCGTGGGGCCGTACAGGCGGAGCGATCATCTGTTGGCGCCGCCCGAGAACCTCGACGCGCTTCTGCAAGCAGCCGCTACTCTGGCGAGCGACTTCGAATACGTTCGCGTCGATCTTTACGCCTTTGACAATCGACTCTACTTCGGCGAATTCACGTTCACGCCGGGCGCCGGTGTATTGCCTTTCACGCCGGATCGCATCGACTACGAATGGGGAGAATTGCTGAGCGCCGCGCGCGGCGTCTGA
- the oxlT gene encoding oxalate/formate MFS antiporter: protein MGHSNESASGRPAFWHHRWIQLTIGILCMGLVANLQYAWTLFVVPMDNAHHWGQAGIQTAFTIFIVTETWLVPVEGWLVDKFGPRPVVTGGALCAAIGWMINAHASSLTELYIAAVISGIGAGCVYGTCVGMALKWFPDKRGLAAGLTAAGFGAGAAVTVIPIANMIQRSGYEHTFMFFGIFQGLCILLLATLLVRPKPPAYAVAPKRIVASKVDYTSREMIRSPLFWVLYLMFVFVAAGGIIATAQLGPIAKEYGFARMPVSLLGITLPLLTMTLSIDNLCNGFTRPLCGFLSDRLGRENTMFMIFLGEGVALLGLMQFGHNPYAFMFFAAAIFLCWGEIFSIFPATCADTFGSKYAAANAGTLYTAKGTASMLVPVASVLSANGGWSTVFISAAVISIAAAVSAKFILAPMRKRWIENSGAPAGVAVAEVRLQPSSGGSSE, encoded by the coding sequence ATGGGACATTCCAACGAATCGGCGAGCGGTCGTCCAGCGTTCTGGCATCACCGGTGGATTCAACTCACGATCGGCATCTTATGCATGGGACTGGTCGCGAACCTGCAATACGCGTGGACGCTATTTGTCGTCCCGATGGATAACGCTCACCACTGGGGCCAGGCGGGAATCCAGACCGCGTTCACCATCTTCATCGTTACTGAAACCTGGCTCGTTCCCGTAGAAGGCTGGCTCGTCGACAAGTTCGGACCACGCCCAGTGGTGACCGGCGGCGCGCTCTGCGCGGCGATCGGCTGGATGATCAACGCTCATGCAAGCAGTCTCACCGAACTCTATATCGCGGCCGTCATTTCCGGTATCGGCGCGGGATGTGTGTATGGCACGTGCGTCGGGATGGCGCTCAAATGGTTTCCGGACAAGCGCGGTCTCGCAGCCGGCTTGACGGCGGCAGGCTTCGGCGCCGGCGCGGCGGTCACGGTGATTCCGATCGCCAACATGATCCAGCGCTCGGGCTACGAGCACACGTTCATGTTCTTCGGCATTTTCCAGGGACTTTGCATCCTGCTGCTCGCCACCTTGCTGGTACGACCCAAACCACCTGCGTACGCGGTCGCGCCTAAACGTATTGTCGCGAGCAAGGTCGACTACACGTCCCGCGAGATGATCCGTTCGCCGCTGTTCTGGGTGCTCTATCTGATGTTCGTATTCGTCGCGGCCGGCGGCATCATTGCGACCGCTCAGCTCGGACCGATCGCGAAGGAATACGGCTTCGCCAGAATGCCGGTCAGCCTGCTGGGTATCACGCTGCCGCTTCTGACGATGACGCTGTCCATCGACAATCTGTGCAACGGTTTCACTCGCCCTTTGTGCGGCTTTCTATCGGACCGCCTTGGCCGTGAAAACACCATGTTCATGATCTTTCTCGGCGAAGGCGTCGCGCTGCTCGGACTGATGCAGTTCGGCCATAACCCGTATGCGTTCATGTTCTTCGCCGCCGCCATCTTCCTTTGCTGGGGCGAAATCTTCTCGATCTTCCCGGCGACCTGTGCGGACACGTTCGGCAGCAAATACGCCGCGGCGAATGCGGGGACGCTCTATACCGCCAAAGGGACTGCTTCGATGCTGGTGCCGGTTGCATCGGTGCTGTCCGCGAACGGTGGCTGGAGCACCGTGTTTATCTCAGCGGCGGTGATCTCGATCGCGGCTGCCGTGTCCGCGAAATTCATTCTCGCCCCGATGAGAAAGCGCTGGATCGAAAACTCAGGCGCGCCCGCCGGCGTGGCCGTCGCCGAGGTACGGCTGCAACCGTCGTCTGGCGGCTCGTCTGAATGA
- the oxc gene encoding oxalyl-CoA decarboxylase, producing the protein MAEADQITTDTTSPQQASATTDGFHLVIDALKLNDINTIFGLVGIPITDLARLAQAEGMRFIGFRHEQHAGNAAAISGYITQKPGICLTVSAPGFLNGLTALANATTNCFPMILISGSSEREIVDLQQGDYEEMDQLNAAKPYAKAAYRVLHAEDIGIGVARAIRAAVSGRPGGVYLDLPAKLLSQTLDAVKAQQSLVKVVDAAPRQLPAPESVKRAIDVLKSAKRPLILLGKGAAYAQADAEIRAFVEQSGIPYLPMSMAKGLLPDTHEQSASAARSFVLQEADVVVLIGARLNWLLSHGKGNTWGAAPKKFVQVDISPTEIDSNVAIAAPVIGDIGSCVAALRAGLDANFVKPDVAWTGAIAERKSKNLAKMAAMLDKNPSPMNFHSALRAIRDVLKTRPDINVVNEGANTLDYARSIIDMAEPRKRFDSGTWGIMGIGMGFSIGAAVTTGKPVVAIEGDSAFGFSGMELETICRYDLPVCTIVFNNNGVYRGTDVNPTGGKDVAPTVFVKGARYDRMIEAFGGIGYHASTPEELTKALVEAIASGKPSLINAVIDEAAGTESGRLTNLNPQSAAMKK; encoded by the coding sequence ATGGCAGAAGCCGACCAGATCACAACAGACACCACGTCACCACAACAGGCGAGCGCAACGACCGATGGATTTCATCTCGTCATCGACGCGCTGAAACTGAACGACATCAACACCATCTTCGGATTGGTCGGTATTCCCATCACCGACCTCGCGCGGCTTGCACAAGCGGAGGGGATGCGTTTCATCGGCTTCCGTCATGAACAGCACGCAGGCAACGCGGCGGCGATTTCCGGCTACATCACGCAGAAGCCGGGGATCTGCCTGACCGTGTCGGCGCCGGGCTTTCTCAACGGCTTGACCGCTCTCGCGAACGCGACCACGAACTGTTTCCCGATGATCCTGATCAGTGGGTCGAGCGAACGCGAAATCGTCGATCTGCAGCAGGGCGATTACGAAGAGATGGATCAGTTGAACGCGGCCAAGCCTTACGCCAAGGCAGCGTATCGCGTGCTCCACGCGGAGGATATCGGTATCGGCGTGGCGCGTGCGATCCGTGCCGCGGTATCGGGCCGGCCGGGCGGCGTCTATCTGGACCTGCCGGCCAAGCTGCTCTCCCAGACGCTGGACGCCGTCAAGGCGCAGCAGTCGCTGGTGAAAGTGGTGGACGCCGCGCCGCGTCAGTTGCCGGCGCCGGAATCGGTCAAGCGTGCGATTGATGTGCTGAAGAGCGCAAAACGTCCGCTGATCCTGCTCGGCAAGGGGGCGGCGTATGCGCAGGCTGACGCGGAAATCCGCGCCTTCGTCGAACAAAGCGGCATTCCGTATCTGCCGATGTCGATGGCCAAGGGCCTGTTGCCCGACACGCACGAGCAATCCGCATCGGCAGCGCGCTCGTTCGTGCTGCAGGAAGCCGACGTTGTCGTGCTGATCGGCGCGCGTTTGAACTGGCTGCTGTCGCATGGCAAGGGCAACACGTGGGGGGCGGCGCCGAAGAAGTTCGTGCAGGTCGATATCTCGCCGACCGAAATCGACAGCAATGTCGCGATTGCCGCCCCGGTGATCGGCGATATCGGCTCGTGCGTGGCGGCGCTGCGTGCCGGACTCGATGCGAACTTCGTCAAGCCGGACGTCGCGTGGACCGGTGCGATCGCCGAGCGCAAGAGCAAGAATCTCGCGAAGATGGCCGCGATGCTCGACAAGAACCCATCTCCGATGAACTTCCATAGTGCTTTGCGTGCGATCCGCGACGTGCTGAAGACGCGCCCGGACATCAACGTCGTCAACGAAGGCGCCAACACGCTCGACTACGCGCGCAGCATTATCGACATGGCCGAGCCGCGCAAGCGCTTCGATTCGGGCACGTGGGGAATCATGGGTATCGGCATGGGGTTCTCTATCGGCGCGGCGGTGACGACAGGCAAGCCGGTGGTCGCGATCGAAGGCGACAGCGCATTCGGATTCAGCGGCATGGAACTCGAAACGATCTGCCGTTACGATCTGCCGGTTTGCACGATCGTATTCAACAACAACGGCGTATATCGCGGCACCGACGTGAACCCGACCGGCGGCAAGGACGTTGCGCCTACCGTGTTCGTGAAGGGCGCGCGCTACGACAGGATGATCGAGGCATTCGGCGGCATCGGCTACCACGCGAGCACGCCGGAAGAATTGACGAAGGCACTCGTCGAGGCGATCGCGTCCGGCAAACCGAGCTTGATCAATGCCGTTATCGACGAAGCGGCCGGCACCGAAAGCGGCCGCCTAACCAATCTGAATCCGCAAAGCGCGGCAATGAAAAAGTAA
- the frc gene encoding formyl-CoA transferase, giving the protein MTKPLEGIKIIDFTHVQAGPACTQLLAWFGADVIKVERPGSGDVTRNQLRDIPDADALYFTMLNSNKKSLTLDTKKPEGKEVLEKLIRESDVLVENFGPGALDRMGFSWERLNELNPKMIVASVKGFSDGHHYDDLKVYENVAQCAGGAASTTGFWDGPPTISAAALGDSNTGMHLAIGILTALLGRDKTGKGQKVAVSMQDSVLNLCRVKLRDQQRLERVGYLEEYPQYPHGEFGDVVPRGGNAGGGGQPGWVLKCKGWETDSNAYIYFTIQGHAWEPICKALGKTEWIDDPAYKTAEARQPHIFEIFKTIEAWLADKTKFEAVDILRKFDIPCAPVLTMKELANDPSLRASGTIVEVPHKTRGSYLTVGSPIKFSDMKPEVTASPLLGEHTDEVLAGLGYSKQEIFNLREVRAV; this is encoded by the coding sequence ATGACCAAACCTCTCGAAGGCATCAAGATCATCGACTTCACTCATGTTCAGGCCGGCCCCGCGTGCACCCAGTTGCTCGCATGGTTCGGTGCCGACGTGATCAAGGTCGAAAGGCCGGGGTCGGGCGACGTCACGCGCAACCAGTTGCGGGACATCCCGGATGCGGACGCGCTGTACTTCACGATGCTCAACAGCAACAAGAAGTCACTGACGCTCGACACGAAGAAGCCTGAAGGCAAGGAAGTACTCGAAAAGCTGATTCGCGAATCCGATGTACTGGTCGAAAATTTTGGGCCGGGCGCGTTGGACCGGATGGGCTTTTCGTGGGAACGTCTGAACGAACTCAACCCCAAGATGATCGTCGCCTCGGTGAAGGGCTTCAGCGACGGTCACCACTACGACGACCTAAAAGTCTACGAAAACGTCGCGCAATGCGCGGGCGGTGCGGCTTCGACCACGGGCTTCTGGGACGGTCCGCCGACCATCAGCGCCGCGGCGCTCGGCGATAGCAACACCGGCATGCATCTCGCGATCGGCATTCTGACTGCGCTGCTCGGGCGCGACAAAACCGGCAAGGGCCAGAAGGTCGCAGTGTCGATGCAGGACAGCGTGCTGAACCTGTGCCGCGTGAAGCTTCGTGATCAGCAGCGGCTGGAGCGCGTGGGATATCTCGAAGAATATCCGCAGTATCCGCACGGCGAATTCGGCGATGTGGTGCCACGCGGCGGTAACGCGGGCGGCGGTGGTCAGCCGGGATGGGTGCTCAAATGCAAGGGCTGGGAAACGGATTCGAATGCCTACATCTATTTCACGATCCAGGGCCATGCATGGGAGCCGATCTGTAAAGCACTCGGCAAGACCGAATGGATCGATGACCCGGCCTATAAAACCGCTGAAGCGCGTCAGCCGCATATCTTCGAGATCTTCAAAACCATCGAGGCGTGGCTCGCCGACAAGACCAAATTCGAAGCGGTCGACATCTTGCGTAAGTTCGATATTCCCTGTGCGCCCGTGCTGACGATGAAGGAACTGGCCAACGATCCTTCATTGCGGGCGAGCGGGACGATCGTCGAGGTACCGCACAAGACACGCGGCTCGTATCTGACTGTCGGCAGCCCGATCAAATTCTCGGACATGAAGCCGGAGGTCACTGCATCTCCGCTGCTCGGGGAGCATACGGACGAAGTGTTGGCGGGCCTTGGCTACAGCAAGCAGGAGATCTTCAATCTGCGCGAAGTCAGGGCGGTTTGA
- a CDS encoding PAS domain S-box protein translates to MQTAIDFQQLANVIGDAIIISDAAGSITFWNPAAERMFGFTQSEALGNSLDLIIPERLRGRHWDGYHKTMATGETRYGNDVLRVPAVHKDGRSMSIAFTVALLHSPQNELNGIVAVIRDETVRFKEDRLLRQRLAELEAAAGA, encoded by the coding sequence GTGCAAACTGCCATCGACTTTCAGCAACTTGCCAACGTAATCGGCGACGCAATCATCATCTCCGATGCCGCCGGCAGCATCACCTTCTGGAATCCCGCGGCCGAACGCATGTTCGGCTTTACGCAAAGCGAGGCGCTCGGCAATTCACTGGACCTGATCATTCCGGAGCGATTGCGCGGTCGACACTGGGACGGCTATCACAAGACCATGGCAACGGGCGAAACCCGTTACGGCAATGACGTGCTGCGGGTCCCCGCCGTGCATAAGGACGGACGGTCGATGTCAATCGCCTTTACGGTTGCGTTGCTGCATTCGCCGCAGAACGAACTCAACGGCATCGTTGCGGTGATTCGTGACGAAACCGTGCGTTTTAAAGAGGATCGCTTGTTGCGTCAGAGGCTTGCGGAGTTGGAGGCGGCGGCGGGTGCGTGA
- a CDS encoding PAAR domain-containing protein gives MKRHILRKGDKSTNGGIVTQGIENCTDHGVPMTYIGAEIWCNGCGSVGHIGPQGPRHHAVMYGKQQALDGDICLCRCVPPPLIRASQSHSSHSFDAHELPAMRYDTHGQARLAEPTGDFDERVRVVDANRLPISGAPYHIRTASGAIYKGLTDSLGYCPRIYTDSAARLDVAIGIRALERWETAL, from the coding sequence GTGAAACGCCACATACTCAGGAAGGGCGATAAATCTACCAATGGCGGTATCGTCACGCAGGGAATTGAGAACTGCACGGATCATGGTGTGCCGATGACCTACATCGGGGCCGAGATCTGGTGCAACGGTTGCGGGTCTGTTGGTCATATCGGACCGCAGGGGCCACGTCATCACGCGGTCATGTATGGGAAACAACAGGCGCTAGACGGAGATATCTGTTTATGCAGGTGCGTTCCTCCGCCCCTGATCCGAGCATCACAAAGTCATTCATCGCACAGTTTCGACGCGCACGAACTCCCGGCAATGAGATATGACACGCACGGCCAAGCTCGGCTGGCAGAGCCGACTGGAGATTTTGATGAACGTGTGCGTGTTGTCGATGCAAACAGACTCCCGATTTCCGGCGCACCCTATCACATACGGACAGCGAGCGGCGCGATCTATAAGGGGCTGACGGATTCCCTTGGCTACTGTCCACGCATCTATACCGATAGCGCTGCGAG